GTTTGAAGTGATAGCCCGAGCAAGGTCTTGGACCGTTTATCGAAGCGGATTCttgtacaatttattttgctgctgccagcaaTACTCTCTTGCTAGAAGGACCTTCAGCAACAACTCCGTTCAGCAACAACTACATGCATGAGCAAGGCGTCGTGCACCGGGACCTGAAGCCAGAAAACATGATGTACTCCAGCGCAGCGGAGGACATCAAAATAATGCTCACCGACTTCGGCCTCTCGATGATGGAGGGTTCCAGCTCCACGAGGAGCGTTTTCGGTAGCATAGGAGTCATCTCGTACATCCTACTGTGCGAGAATCAACCGTTCGACGCCGAGGACGAGGAGAACCTGATCGTACAGAACCTGAAGGGGGAGTTCGAGTTCAACTCATCGTCATAGGACAAAATCAGCGACTCGACGAAGTACTTCATCTGCAACCTGATGTGCGTGAACGTGGAGAAagtgttttctatttcttatGCGTTCGAATGCTAAATGAATCTTTCCATCACAAGGACGTTCTTTTGTTTAATTGTTACCAAATGCTTTTTCGAGAAGATTTGCAATCGATTTCGTAAAGATCattattatgaaaaatatttaagtCTTGTCTGGGTTCGGAGTTAATCATCCGAGCTGatacaatttttaaaaattctaGGCTTACATTGGCTAGACTCGGGACATTTTTTGGAATTGGTCGAGGGGCGCGACTCTCAAACTTTGCAAAGCATCATATTAGAGAATGTTGCAGTTTGAAGCACAATAATAACTAATATTTTAGGAGCTATAACGGtattgatggaaaataattcaaacatcAATCAGTTAACCCCTTTAAAAACTTTGATAATCCGGGAAATGTAACGGTCCATACACAAAATATCGAAAATTTGTGGCGGTGGATCAAGCCGTTTTTGGCAAAAAAGCTGTAATAGAGGACTTCTGATCAACTACCTTAGGGAGTATCAGATTAAAGAAAATTGTCCGAACAAATTGATTGCCATTTTGAAAGCTTAAAAATTGTTCATAATGAGTAAAGTTTTCctgaattttctttctttttcgatttcaGTTCTAGCgaatttttatataaatatttatataaaaaaaaaacatttaaaccaTTTCGATTCTTAAAAGTGTTGcattatcaattttcaatttatttaaagAACAGGCTTTTTTAAATAGCGTTGAACTTGTGATAGCTGATGCAGGTTGGTCTTGGTTTTTTGTACCCTTACCCGCAGGAGGTTGACAGGCAATGCTATTCAGCttgttaatatttttcaacttttcctttcactatTTTGACGGCTTCCAATGGGCGGTCATTTTTATCCGTTTCCACAAGCCCTATTCGCTTGACTACCTGCATTCCTGTGTGCACACGCCCGAAAATAGTATGCTTTCCATCTAGCCACTGTGCGGGACCGAGGGTGATGAAAAACTGCGATCCGTTCGTATCGGGACCGGAGTTGGCCATTGAAATTATTCCCGCACCCGTGTGTTTCAGGTCGCCATGAAACTCATCGGGAAATGTAGCTCCATATATTGACTGGCCACCACGACCGGTGCCAGTAGGATCGCCTCCTTGAATCATGAAATCCCGTATTATTCGGTGCATCTGCGTTCCATTGTAGTAGCCTCTTCGAGTTAGCTCAGCAAAGTTTCTGCACGTATTTGGAGCATGTTTCCAGTATAGCTCGATTGTTATTTCCCCCATGCTGTGTGACAGAGTGTaaatgaatttttgcaacactTAATGTTGTTTGGCTTTCAACTATTTCTCGGTACTTACGTTGTTTCAAAAGTCGCAAAATTTGGTTGCCATAGTTTGTCTGGAATTCCTCCAGAATTGACGGATTGAATCGCTAACATTTTAGAAGATTTTGAACAAGTGTCGCAGCCGTCGTAACACAGCAAGCGGCGAAATCGTACTGGTACACAAACGCGCGTCATTAATGGCTGTCATTTTCAAATGACAGTACAGTGCGTGCTGCATAATGTTAGACACGTTACATATTTAAAATTTAGCATGACAATATGAAATTATTTAGAAAAACATATATATGAACTACAAATGTATAAAAATCAACTAACATGCTctagtttttatttattaactGTATTTTAGAAATCAATAGCAACTTGATTTCATATTTAGTTGGTTCAGCACCATgatctttcttcttctttacttaGGTTTTAACACGGTACGATGCAGAAGTCCAGCTACCTGGGCCCTCCTGTATTAATCCGTGTTCTGAC
This genomic interval from Anopheles nili chromosome X, idAnoNiliSN_F5_01, whole genome shotgun sequence contains the following:
- the LOC128728400 gene encoding peptidyl-prolyl cis-trans isomerase-like 1 translates to MLAIQSVNSGGIPDKLWQPNFATFETTMGEITIELYWKHAPNTCRNFAELTRRGYYNGTQMHRIIRDFMIQGGDPTGTGRGGQSIYGATFPDEFHGDLKHTGAGIISMANSGPDTNGSQFFITLGPAQWLDGKHTIFGRVHTGMQVVKRIGLVETDKNDRPLEAVKIVKGKVEKY
- the LOC128728531 gene encoding calcium/calmodulin-dependent protein kinase type 1-like; the encoded protein is MHEQGVVHRDLKPENMMYSSAAEDIKIMLTDFGLSMMEGSSSTRSVFGSIGVISYILLCENQPFDAEDEENLIVQNLKGEFEFNSSS